From Topomyia yanbarensis strain Yona2022 chromosome 1, ASM3024719v1, whole genome shotgun sequence, one genomic window encodes:
- the LOC131696272 gene encoding uncharacterized protein LOC131696272: protein MSDPAPRPMKFPYTLSAQLAQFPFQHYFKNQWVYRYYFIALGLSIPLFYKISKLANSPGNVAKWAEAKRKEHAEHH, encoded by the exons ATGTCTGACCCTGCACCACGTCCGATGAAATTTCCGTATACCTTATCCGCCCAATTGGCACAGTTCCCGTTTCAACACTATTTCAAGAACCAATGGGTGTATCGTTACTACTTTATTGCCTTAGGTCTATCAATCCCACTATTTTACAAAATAAGCAAATTAG CAAACTCGCCCGGAAATGTTGCAAAATGGGCAGAAGCCAAGCGCAAGGAACATGCCGAGCATCACTAG